In Capsicum annuum cultivar UCD-10X-F1 chromosome 7, UCD10Xv1.1, whole genome shotgun sequence, one genomic interval encodes:
- the LOC107878031 gene encoding RCC1 domain-containing protein RUG3, mitochondrial isoform X1 gives MAFYYRTYRPLPICLWRRYLSSSSSFSSKIPLLWDSKSTDSVNVQLYSWGRGASGQLGGGIEEIRIYPSPIASFSLSPNFQLSSPIPGRLPSDDGQAVDVEIGISCGLFHSALLVDGNLWIWGKGDGGRLGFGHENPVFVPTLNEHLDSVTSVALGGLHSVALNSLGQVFTWGYGGFGALGHRVYHRELVPRLVEGSWDAEICHVATSGTHTAAITKSGELYTWGRDEGDGRLGLGPGRGPNEAGGLSIPSKVKSLPASVAAVSCGGFFTMALLEEGELWNWGANSNYELGRGDKLSGWKPQLVPSLKGVRVTQIASGGYHSLALTDKGEVLSWGHGGHGQLGTSSLQNQKVPIPVEALAHEKVVYIACGGSSSAAITDGGKLYMWGYAKDCQLGVPGLPEKQSSPIEVKFLMEDDGLGNHNVLSLAIGASHAMCLVSRSGY, from the exons ATGGCATTCTATTACCGCACTTATCGTCCTCTTCCCATTTGCCTTTGGCGGCgatatctttcttcttcttcttctttttcatccaAAATTCCTCTTCTTTGGGACTCAAAATCCACCGACTCTGTCAACGTCCAACTCTATTCCTGGGGACGTGGTGCCTCTGGCCAATTAGGTGGCGGTATTGAAGAAATTCGAATATACCCATCTCCtattgcttctttttctctttctcccaATTTCCAACTATCTTCTCCTATTCCTGGTCGTCTTCCGTCTGATGACGGGCAGGCGGTGGATGTTGAAATAGGAATTTCTTGTGGACTTTTCCATTCAGCTTTATTAGTTGATGGGAATTTatggatttggggtaaaggtgaTGGGGGTCGTCTTGGGTTTGGACATGAGAACCCTGTTTTTGTTCCCACTTTGAATGAGCATTTGGATTCTGTTACAAGTGTTGCTCTTGGTGGACTTCATTCTGTTGCTCTGAACTCTCTTGGCCAAGTCTTTACTTG gGGTTACGGTGGTTTTGGTGCTCTTGGCCATAGAGTTTATCATAGAGAGCTGGTCCCTAGATTAGTTGAGGGCTCTTGGGATGCAGAAATATGTCACGTTGCAACCAGTGGGACACATACAGCTGCTATAACAAAATCAG GTGAGCTTTATACTTGGGGTCGAGATGAAGGGGATGGTCGATTGGGCCTTGGTCCAGGTCGAGGCCCAAATGAAGCAGGTGGTCTTAGCATCCCCTCGAAAGTAAAATCCCTTCCTGCAAGTGTAGCTGCTGTTTCATGTGGTGGGTTTTTCACAATGGCCCTTTTAGAAGAGGGAGAGCTTTGGAATTGGGGAG CCAATTCGAACTATGAGCTCGGAAGAGGTGACAAATTAAGTGGTTGGAAACCACAACTAGTTCCAAGCCTTAAAGGTGTTCGTGTTACTCAGATAGCTAGTGGGGGATATCATTCTCTAGCTTTGACGG ATAAAGGAGAAGTGCTTTCATGGGGTCATGGAGGCCATGGTCAACTGGGTACTTCTTCTCTTCAAAACCAGAAAGTTCCTATCCCGGTTGAGGCTTTGGCCCATGAGAAAGTCGTCTATATAGCTTGTGGAGGTTCATCGTCAGCAGCTATAACGG ATGGTGGGAAACTGTACATGTGGGGCTATGCAAAAGATTGTCAATTGGGTGTTCCAGGACTGCCAGAGAAACAGTCATCTCCTATTGAAGTCAAGTTTCTTATGGAGGATGATGGACTTGGGAACCATAACGTGCTTTCACTAGCTATCGGTGCTTCTCATGCCATGTGCTTGGTTTCCAGGTCAGGTTACTGA
- the LOC107878031 gene encoding RCC1 domain-containing protein RUG3, mitochondrial isoform X2: MAFYYRTYRPLPICLWRRYLSSSSSFSSKIPLLWDSKSTDSVNVQLYSWGRGASGQLGGGIEEIRIYPSPIASFSLSPNFQLSSPIPGRLPSDDGQAVDVEIGISCGLFHSALLVDGNLWIWGKGDGGRLGFGHENPVFVPTLNEHLDSVTSVALGGLHSVALNSLGQVFTWGYGGFGALGHRVYHRELVPRLVEGSWDAEICHVATSGTHTAAITKSANSNYELGRGDKLSGWKPQLVPSLKGVRVTQIASGGYHSLALTDKGEVLSWGHGGHGQLGTSSLQNQKVPIPVEALAHEKVVYIACGGSSSAAITDGGKLYMWGYAKDCQLGVPGLPEKQSSPIEVKFLMEDDGLGNHNVLSLAIGASHAMCLVSRSGY; encoded by the exons ATGGCATTCTATTACCGCACTTATCGTCCTCTTCCCATTTGCCTTTGGCGGCgatatctttcttcttcttcttctttttcatccaAAATTCCTCTTCTTTGGGACTCAAAATCCACCGACTCTGTCAACGTCCAACTCTATTCCTGGGGACGTGGTGCCTCTGGCCAATTAGGTGGCGGTATTGAAGAAATTCGAATATACCCATCTCCtattgcttctttttctctttctcccaATTTCCAACTATCTTCTCCTATTCCTGGTCGTCTTCCGTCTGATGACGGGCAGGCGGTGGATGTTGAAATAGGAATTTCTTGTGGACTTTTCCATTCAGCTTTATTAGTTGATGGGAATTTatggatttggggtaaaggtgaTGGGGGTCGTCTTGGGTTTGGACATGAGAACCCTGTTTTTGTTCCCACTTTGAATGAGCATTTGGATTCTGTTACAAGTGTTGCTCTTGGTGGACTTCATTCTGTTGCTCTGAACTCTCTTGGCCAAGTCTTTACTTG gGGTTACGGTGGTTTTGGTGCTCTTGGCCATAGAGTTTATCATAGAGAGCTGGTCCCTAGATTAGTTGAGGGCTCTTGGGATGCAGAAATATGTCACGTTGCAACCAGTGGGACACATACAGCTGCTATAACAAAATCAG CCAATTCGAACTATGAGCTCGGAAGAGGTGACAAATTAAGTGGTTGGAAACCACAACTAGTTCCAAGCCTTAAAGGTGTTCGTGTTACTCAGATAGCTAGTGGGGGATATCATTCTCTAGCTTTGACGG ATAAAGGAGAAGTGCTTTCATGGGGTCATGGAGGCCATGGTCAACTGGGTACTTCTTCTCTTCAAAACCAGAAAGTTCCTATCCCGGTTGAGGCTTTGGCCCATGAGAAAGTCGTCTATATAGCTTGTGGAGGTTCATCGTCAGCAGCTATAACGG ATGGTGGGAAACTGTACATGTGGGGCTATGCAAAAGATTGTCAATTGGGTGTTCCAGGACTGCCAGAGAAACAGTCATCTCCTATTGAAGTCAAGTTTCTTATGGAGGATGATGGACTTGGGAACCATAACGTGCTTTCACTAGCTATCGGTGCTTCTCATGCCATGTGCTTGGTTTCCAGGTCAGGTTACTGA